DNA sequence from the Pirellulales bacterium genome:
TGCAAGCGCAAGTGATCGTCGGGCACTTGCGCCAGCGCCACCGGCTGCAGGCCGGGCAGTACTGGCAGCCGTGCCATGATCACCCCGCCGCTCTTGACCAACAGCACGCGTACACCGCCGTCGCCGGGCTCGATCACCAGGTCGCCACGCACGTCGGTCGAGCCGAGAAGCAGCGTCTCCTTCGAATCGACCGGGTGCGAGTAGACCTGGTAGCCTGACAATGGGCGTTCCTGCTTGTCGGCCGTGCGCAGCTGCAACGTCGTCGTGCCGTGGGGAGGATGAACGTACAGGGCCAATTGTTCGGCCCGTCCGCGCCGCTTGTTCACGAGCGGTGTTCGCAGCCCGGTGACCAGCCGCGTCGCCAGCCGCGAACCCTCGACCGATTCGGTGACCAGGTAGGTCCAGTCGATCGGCTGGACGCGCGTCGAGCGCGTGGACCGCACGCGCACGACCGGGCGAAAGATACTCTTGTCGAACGAGGGATCCACGGCCGGATCGCGCGTCGGCACCGCGGCCGCGCGCAGTCGGAGCGTCACTTTGTCGCCCGATACTTCCTCGACGCGGGCCAGCGGCGTGAACGCTGCCAGGAGCGCTTGGAGAATCGCGTCCGGCAGCCGCGACGCGTGAAAGACGCGACTTTCGACTGCGGGGCCGAGAAGCTGTGTGCGCACGTCAAAATCGCGGGCCGCGATGCCGTAAACGCCGTCGTCGAACGACAGACGCACGAGCATGATCTTGTCGCAATCGCCGTCGGCGGCAGGCAAGATCTTTTCGGCTGTGAGGTCATCGAATTGATAGTTGAGGGCTTCGCGCAAAGCGCCATCAGCCATCTCGGCCTTACACGCCCAACGCCCGCCGACGATCGCCCAAGCCCGTTCGGCGACCGCCGGCGCCAGGTCCGAGACGACATGCCCCGTGGCAAAAGCTCGCGGTGTCGGCCCGATGACGACGCGCACCTGGTAGGGAAGCAGTTCCCAGATCGCGTCGTCGTTGTCGGTGCCCTTGGTGTCTGCGCCCGTGGCGGAAGCAGTTATGCCGGTCAGCAGTACCGCCAGTATCACGCCGGTCCATTGGCAGGCTGTGAGCGAATCCTTGCGGCGCTTCATGGTTCCTCCGCAGGCAAAGGAACCGAGGGCTGCCACTTTTCGACGCCTTGGTACAAGCTGGCCGGTCGCGGCGTGATGCCGGCGAGCGATTTCTGGTAGGCAAAGTGCTCCGTGATTTGCCAGAGCGGCACGACCGACACTTCGTCATACGTCAGGCGATGCAAATCGTGCAGCGCCTGGCGGGCTTCGTTCCAACCCGTCGCCGTTTCCACCTGCCGCAGGACAAGGCTCATGTAAGTGCTGGCGCTACCGAGCAGCCCGGGCTGACCAAACAACCGGCGGGCTTCGACCAGCGGTTCCTGCACGGCCAGCTCGACGTACAACAGGTCGTCGGTCGGGGCCAATTCGTTCGGCTGGCCGAGGGGAATCTCGCGCAGCTCGACCTTGAAATTGAGAATCTCCAGATCTTGCTGAATGGCCTTGCAGGCGAGTCGCGCGACATCGTCGGCGGGATGAGCCAACACGAGCTTGGGCAACTCCTTGACGTGTTCGCTGCCGGGTTCGGCATTCATCGAGACATCGCGCAGCGCTACCGCTGACAAAGTCAAGGCGAGGCGTGGCTCGTACGGGCGTGGCGGAATGTCGTCGTCGTAGGCATAGCCCGCCGGGTCGCTGAGCCCGGTTCCCTTTGAGAATGGGGCACTTATGACTTCACACCCGGCCAGCGTCTGCCGCTTGAGAATTTGCTCGGACAGAATCTTCGGCCGGTTGATGCCGTATACCAGCGCGCGGCGGAACCCGCGATTCCGCATGAAAGGCCGCGCCAGGTTGGGCACCAGGCAGTGAACCGTGGGCACGCTATAGGGCTCGACCGCGATACCGACGGCCGACTTGAGCGCGCCCACTTGCCAGGGAGGCAGCCGATCGACGATCGTGACTTCGCCCACGCGCAAGGCCTCGACGGCCTCGAGCCGCGTCGCGAAGCGCTGTTCGATGATGCCTTGCGGTTGCGCGGGACCGCGGGCGAAGTAATCCTTGTCGAGTCGAAACATCAAACGGTCCCCGGAAACCTCTGGGCGCGTGTAGGGGACGATCGACGGAGGAATTCCGCTTTCGGCATTCGTGGGTGCGACCGTTAACAGGGCGGCGGGAACCAGGTGCGGCTCGCGAAAATGGACCGTGACCCGATCCACGCCCGACACTTCCACGCTACGACAGGCTTCGGCCCAGGCGGGCAAGAAGTCGCTGCGGCCCGGTTGCGCCAGTTCGAGCAGCCGCCGCGCCAGGTCGTAGCCTGACAATTTGCCGTCGCGCAGCCAGGCGATGCCCGGCGTCACGTTGATGGCCATGCCGCGGCCCAGGTCCGTGATCTCCCAACTTCCCAGCGGGCAAACGTACTCGCCGCCGTCGGCTCCGTAACCGGTGAACTCGAACAAGTCGCGCTGCAGAATGCGTTGCGTACGGCGGACCGACCAATCGGTGATGGGCTCGGTAAGTTGTTGCGAATAAGGGGTGGTGACGGCCACGACGACGTGTGGGAATGCGGCAAACGCCTCTTCGGCCAATTGCTTCGCGCCGTCGGCCTTGGGCCAGATGGCCATCGCATGCCGCGCAAGCGCCAGTCCCTGTTGGGCATCGCCGGCGTCGAGCGCCACGCGCCCTTCGTTGACGACTTTGACGGCGCGCTCGTTCATCTGCGCCTCGAAACCGGCGGCGGCCGTGCCCGAGGGAAACTGTTTGCGCAGTGCGCGCACCAGTTTGCGTACCGACGAGTAGTCCTCTTCGGCAAAATACTTTTCCAGCAGCTTGCCAGTGGCACTTGCCATCGCTTTTTCGAGGCCTGGCCGTTGAGGCTGACGCTCGTACAGCGAGTGCAACAGGACGAGCGCGTTTTCGTACTTGCGTTTGCGCTGCCAATCGCCGGCTTCCGCGTACAGAAAGTCGGCGACCGCGTCGTCCAAGCCAACGCACTTCGGATATTCGTGCCGCAGGAAGCCGAAGTAATCGAAGGCTTCGTTGAACTTCCCAGCCGCGACAAGCTTCTTGGCCTCGTCCAATACGGCCTGGTCGAACAGCTTCACCTCGACGATGTCCTGCCACTGGATGTCGTATTCCTCGTCCGGATCGTCGAAGCGGCGGATTCGCAGCTTGTCAGTCGGCTTGGGCGCGGCAGGGACCTTTCCGCCCGGCAGTTCCAGCGGCAGCACTTTCAGTCGCGTTCTCGTCGAATCGTCGAGAACGATGACATCGTACGGTTCTTGCTCGTAAAACCGGGCGGGCGGGGCGGTTGGTTTTTCTTCTTCATCCTTGGCGAGTGCGCCGGTCGCAGGCGCGCACCACGCCGTGACAAGCGCGCACAACAGCACGAGCCACGTGCGGATCGTGACGTGCGACTTCCCATCGGCTTGTCGTGCGCAGCGCTTCAAGCCAAACCTTTCCCAGCGATGCATCGGCTACTTGGGCTCGGCCACGACGTGCAACGTGCCGTCGCTACCGGCGCACAACAGCCGCTCATGCCACAAGACCGGACCCAGCGCCAGCGGCTGTCCGAGCGCCGTCTGCGAAAGCACATTGCCGCTGTCTGGCGCCAAACGATAGATCGTGCCCGAACTCGCGCAGGCCACGATGGCGCCGCGCGAAACAAGTGGGCTGCCAACGATGATGTTTTCCGGACCGAGCGCGGCCTGCCACAACAGCTTGCCCGTGGCATCGGCACAGGCGAGCTGCCCCGACATCGAGGCGACGAGCACCTGGTCCCCCACGCGCTGCGGTCCCCACACGGCGCGCGCATCGAGCGGCCAGTCATCGCCCGGTTTCAGATCGGGCAAGCGAAACGACAGCAAGCGATTGCCGGCATCGACCGCATATGCGAAATCTCCGGCCACGGCGGCCGCGGTCACGAGCGGCGTCGCCAGGTCGAGCGTCGCGGCGGCTTCCAAGTGCGCGCGCGGCGCGTCGGCCGTCGCCAACCGGTAAAGCTTCGTTTGTCCATCGGAGATCAACACTTGTTTGTCGCCGTAGACCGTCGGATCGGTCCAGGCGATGTCGCGTCCGACCTCGACCACGGGTTGAAAGGGCTCGATCAACTGCCGTCCCGTGTCGGGATCGATCAGCGCAACCTGGCCGATCTTGGTGGGCACGAGCAATCCGCCGGCGTAGCTGACAGGTCTGGCGGCGGCCGGCTGGGGCAATTTCGCGCGGCGCAGCTTGTTGTCGGCGGACTTTGGATCGTAGATCAGGAGCTCCGCGATTCCCGCCGTGGCATTTGCCCGTCGCGGCGAGAATACACAGCGGCCGTCGTCGAGCTCGACAAGCTGTTGATCCGTCGCGAGCGAGATCTTCTCGCCACTACCGGCCACGGGCGCATCCATCAGCTTGCGGCTGGCCATGCCGGCGGCAGGCACTTCGAACAAAGCGCCCGCCGAGGTCATGGCAATGGCCTTGCTGGCTTCCGCCGCCACGATCGGCGGCCCGGCGAGCGGTACGCCCAGGCGCGTCTCCCAGAAACGACTCCCGTCGGTGCCGTTGATGGCGTTGGCCACCGCGCCGGGAGAGCTCGATCCGCGCGTTGCATAGACCAAGGCCGCTCCCATCACCAAAGGTGCGTGCAGGACGACGGACTGGTCATCGTTGATCCATTTCGGTGCCAGCGCCCCGCGCGAGGCCTGGACGTCGTAGCGCGTGACACCATAGCCACCCAGCCATAGCTCGGCGCCGCGCGCCGCCAGAAACGGCACAATCGGTTCCTTATCGTCGGCCGGCTTCTCGGCCAGCTTGGTGAGGATGCGACCGCTGTCGGGCGGACCCAGCTCGAAGGAATACAGCGCGCCACGATCCGTGCCCACCAAGAGCGCCCGACCGCTGACGACGGGGGGCGAAAACACGTGGCCTCGTAGCGGCGCTTGTTCGACAGCTTTGATGTGCAGGCCGTCTTCGTCGGCCAACAAGATGCGCAGCGCCGAATCCTCGGCGCCGCGGTTTACGACCAGGATCAGGTAACGTTCCACGAGCACAGGGGGCGCGGCGATGCTTTCCGGCTCATGCCCAAGATAGAAGACCTCACGGCATTCGCCCCCGTCGGCGCCCAACACGTAGAGGTTCGCTTGCTCGGCCACCTGGTAGTACAGGCGTTCGCGCAAATCCACGACGGGTGGCACGCGCAGCGGCTGCGGTATCTGCACAAAGCCGCTCAGTTGACCGGTTTCCAGATTGATGAACCGCAGCTTGCCCGAATGCGAGCCGATGAGCACGCGGTCTCGGACGACTTTGGGAGACGCGGCAGGCGCGTCGTCGATCGGCTGCCGCCAGCGAAGCTTACCGGTCGTTGCATCGATGAGCACGACCGATTGCTGCACGGCATCGAATAATAGCGCCGCGCGGCCGGCAGACGTTTTGACGACTTGCGGAACGAAGTCGGTGTCGTAACCGACAAAGCGGCGCCAGCGCGGCCGTCCGGTACGTGCGTCGAGCCCGTAGGCCGAGCCCGAGTCGAGGACCGGCGCCAGGTCGCCGTCTTCGAGCGGCGCGGGCTTGCCCGTCGTCGCCGTCAGCGCGACCGAGGCGAGCGTCGCTGGGGTGGCATCGGTAGTTTCGGCGGCGCGATCTTCGGCGACGAATTTCACGGCCGCGCGTTCGTTCTCGGCGGCCGCGACCATCTCTTCCATCAACTTCGGCGTATCAGCCAGCTCGGGATATGTTTGCAGCAGTTTGTGGCGAATGGCGTAGACGTCGAGCAGCTTTCCGGACTGTGCGGCGGCACGCATTTCGGACACGGCGGCGTCGAGCGATTTGTCGCGCTCGAGGTTGCGGGTCGTTAGCGCCAGCGACGCCGAAATCTCGCGCAATTGTTCCGTCGGCTGCAGCGTTACGGGCACGAACTTGTCGACCAGCGCGACCGCCTCCTTGGCTTGCGCGACGAGCTCGGCCGAAGGCTTTTCGCGCGCTTGCGCCGCCAGCCCCGCGGCGATCGCGGGCAGGATCGACGCCAGGTCGGCCTGGGCCGTGGGAAATTCGAGTTCGGGCGAAATCTGATTCAGCGTCGTTTTGGCCGTATCCAGCACTTTCGTCCAGTCGCGGGTGCTTTCCGATGCAGCGCGCATTTCGCACAGACCGCGATGCACTCGCGCGGTGCTCGCCGAGCCGTGCTTGGGATACTTCAGCAGGTACTGGTCGAAAGCGCCGATGGCCGTGGAATAGGAGCCTGACTTATAGGCTTCTTCGGCCACGTCGAAGGCCTGGTCGCCCGTCTGCCGGCGCGTGACGAAGAGCAATACGGCGCCCAGGATCAGTAACCCGATCAACGAGCCTCCGCCGATCAACAGCAGCGGCGAATCCCAAACATTCCGCGGGCCGCGCGGGACCGGTGCCCGGTTGCGGCGCCCTTCGGCGGCCGCGACCAGCGACTCGCTCCCCTTGCCGCCGCCCAACAAATCATCGACCTGGTTGGCCAATTCAGGGGCGGCGGGCGCCACTTCGTTGCGCCACATGCGGCGCTTGCGCTTGGCCGGTTTGCCGGGGGCCAACGGATCGGGCGACTTGCCCGAAGCCGGCGATCCCTGCTTCCCGGGTTTCCGCAGCGGGGACGACAAGAGCGGATCGTCGTCCAGCGGCGCCAATCCCAGGTCGTCGTTGTCCGCGGCACGCGTCTCCTTCTGACTGATGCTCGGCGGCGGGGCAGGCTTTGCCGGGGCTGGAGCGGGCGACTTGCGCGCGGGTGGAGGAGGTGGTGGTAGCAGGTCGTCGTCGTCGGGAAGCACCTCGAGGTCGTCGGGCACCCGCTTCTCGACCGTCAGGTTGCCACGAGTTACCTGATCGTCGTCATCGAGAACTTCCAACTCGTCGTCCGGTTCGACCTCGATCGTGGCGTGATGTGGCCGCGCCGCAGGCGCGCCCAATAACCGCTCGCCCTGGGCCTTGGTGAGGTGCCCAGCTTCGATAAGCTGTCGCACGATCGACGGTGCGTCGAGCCTTGCGCCCGCAGCGGCTACCTGGCGCCGCAGGGCTGTTAGCACGTCGTCGGCGATCAGGCCGCTGCGTCCCAGGGTTTCGAGCAACGATTCGCTGGTCATTATTCAGATCGATGATCGGATCGACGGCGCCGTCGCGCGGGCGATTACTGCTACGCGATGGCTCTGTGGAAATGCCGGGAACTGTTCCGAAAGCCCAGCAGGTCTGGCAGGCGGGTCACGCTGAAACGAGCCGAAAACACGCCTGGTTCCAGCCTACCAACTGACCCCCCATCAAACAAACAAAGGAAGGTGGGGTTTGGCGGGAAAGAACGACTTCGCCAGGCTCGTAAATCCAGCTGCGGCAAAGGGTCGCCTGCCCGACCCCGTTCACGCAAGGCCCGCGATTCAATAATACGTCTGATCCATGACGTAGAAGGCAAACCCGTTTCCCTCGGGCTTCACGCCGAACCGAGTGCGGCGGATATCCTTGGCCGGGCGATTCTTGAATTGCCGTTCCAGAGTGGTCAGTTGCGTCTCGATGGCTGGTGGCAGGAACTTGAAGATCATGCGTCCCGTCGGATTGGGGATGCCCGCGGCCCGCAACAGCTCCTGGTCGGCCTGGTCCAAATCGCCGCGGCTCCAGGTCATGTATTTGCGGCTCTCGGCGGAACGGGGGCCGGTGCGCGTCGCCGGCTTGGGTTGCGTGAGCTTGTAGATGTACGTGATG
Encoded proteins:
- a CDS encoding ABC transporter substrate-binding protein, which produces MKRCARQADGKSHVTIRTWLVLLCALVTAWCAPATGALAKDEEEKPTAPPARFYEQEPYDVIVLDDSTRTRLKVLPLELPGGKVPAAPKPTDKLRIRRFDDPDEEYDIQWQDIVEVKLFDQAVLDEAKKLVAAGKFNEAFDYFGFLRHEYPKCVGLDDAVADFLYAEAGDWQRKRKYENALVLLHSLYERQPQRPGLEKAMASATGKLLEKYFAEEDYSSVRKLVRALRKQFPSGTAAAGFEAQMNERAVKVVNEGRVALDAGDAQQGLALARHAMAIWPKADGAKQLAEEAFAAFPHVVVAVTTPYSQQLTEPITDWSVRRTQRILQRDLFEFTGYGADGGEYVCPLGSWEITDLGRGMAINVTPGIAWLRDGKLSGYDLARRLLELAQPGRSDFLPAWAEACRSVEVSGVDRVTVHFREPHLVPAALLTVAPTNAESGIPPSIVPYTRPEVSGDRLMFRLDKDYFARGPAQPQGIIEQRFATRLEAVEALRVGEVTIVDRLPPWQVGALKSAVGIAVEPYSVPTVHCLVPNLARPFMRNRGFRRALVYGINRPKILSEQILKRQTLAGCEVISAPFSKGTGLSDPAGYAYDDDIPPRPYEPRLALTLSAVALRDVSMNAEPGSEHVKELPKLVLAHPADDVARLACKAIQQDLEILNFKVELREIPLGQPNELAPTDDLLYVELAVQEPLVEARRLFGQPGLLGSASTYMSLVLRQVETATGWNEARQALHDLHRLTYDEVSVVPLWQITEHFAYQKSLAGITPRPASLYQGVEKWQPSVPLPAEEP
- a CDS encoding PQQ-binding-like beta-propeller repeat protein is translated as MTSESLLETLGRSGLIADDVLTALRRQVAAAGARLDAPSIVRQLIEAGHLTKAQGERLLGAPAARPHHATIEVEPDDELEVLDDDDQVTRGNLTVEKRVPDDLEVLPDDDDLLPPPPPPARKSPAPAPAKPAPPPSISQKETRAADNDDLGLAPLDDDPLLSSPLRKPGKQGSPASGKSPDPLAPGKPAKRKRRMWRNEVAPAAPELANQVDDLLGGGKGSESLVAAAEGRRNRAPVPRGPRNVWDSPLLLIGGGSLIGLLILGAVLLFVTRRQTGDQAFDVAEEAYKSGSYSTAIGAFDQYLLKYPKHGSASTARVHRGLCEMRAASESTRDWTKVLDTAKTTLNQISPELEFPTAQADLASILPAIAAGLAAQAREKPSAELVAQAKEAVALVDKFVPVTLQPTEQLREISASLALTTRNLERDKSLDAAVSEMRAAAQSGKLLDVYAIRHKLLQTYPELADTPKLMEEMVAAAENERAAVKFVAEDRAAETTDATPATLASVALTATTGKPAPLEDGDLAPVLDSGSAYGLDARTGRPRWRRFVGYDTDFVPQVVKTSAGRAALLFDAVQQSVVLIDATTGKLRWRQPIDDAPAASPKVVRDRVLIGSHSGKLRFINLETGQLSGFVQIPQPLRVPPVVDLRERLYYQVAEQANLYVLGADGGECREVFYLGHEPESIAAPPVLVERYLILVVNRGAEDSALRILLADEDGLHIKAVEQAPLRGHVFSPPVVSGRALLVGTDRGALYSFELGPPDSGRILTKLAEKPADDKEPIVPFLAARGAELWLGGYGVTRYDVQASRGALAPKWINDDQSVVLHAPLVMGAALVYATRGSSSPGAVANAINGTDGSRFWETRLGVPLAGPPIVAAEASKAIAMTSAGALFEVPAAGMASRKLMDAPVAGSGEKISLATDQQLVELDDGRCVFSPRRANATAGIAELLIYDPKSADNKLRRAKLPQPAAARPVSYAGGLLVPTKIGQVALIDPDTGRQLIEPFQPVVEVGRDIAWTDPTVYGDKQVLISDGQTKLYRLATADAPRAHLEAAATLDLATPLVTAAAVAGDFAYAVDAGNRLLSFRLPDLKPGDDWPLDARAVWGPQRVGDQVLVASMSGQLACADATGKLLWQAALGPENIIVGSPLVSRGAIVACASSGTIYRLAPDSGNVLSQTALGQPLALGPVLWHERLLCAGSDGTLHVVAEPK